In the Sus scrofa isolate TJ Tabasco breed Duroc chromosome 8, Sscrofa11.1, whole genome shotgun sequence genome, aaaaaaaaaaggaaaaccttagGCAAGAACTCTTGGTTCTTCTTTAAAGAGCAGTGAGTCTCAAGTGTTTGAACTATGGAGACTTCACTTTGGTTATTGAACTGCTTATTCCTTCCTATGTCTatatcctccctcccccagcatgCTGGGGGaagtctattttgagtttataatTAAGGCTAATTATAAGGAGCTCTGTGTCATGGCACTTTCTGGGATGTACCCTGCCAGGAGTGaggtccctccccctgccccagcaggCTCTGAGGGTCACTGGAGGAGCTTGTGAAGGAGAAGGTGTCACCCTCCAGTGTACGAGGCTTGCCCAGACGCCGGGAGGTCGTCTGTGGGTGATGGGCTCCGGTGATGAAGACTTCTTACCGAGCCTCTCTCTCTGTATTCCTTTCATCCAGTTTCGTGTTGGGCTTTCTCACCACAAACAAGATTGTCTGTTGTACAGTTGAGATTCCAGGAAGATTGCCAGGGAGTAGCCCTTTAattccataaaaaggaaagatgtCAACTAAAGCCATGGACATGTACAGAGTGTCCCTCAGCCATTTGCACGCCTGGTCTCTTACTAAGCGGTGCCCTTCTTCCCACAGGAGACACAAAATGTCAGTCTCCatcactccccttccccctccccccctttgcTTGCCCACCTCTCTCATTTCTTGGCATGTGCAGAATGTCGTAGCAGATCACATCAGTGTGCTGCGTGGCCTCTGCGTgccccctgcttctcccctgGCGAGCCTGGGTGATTAATTAGAGGCACGTTGGTGACGGTCTTGGGCAGTCACTCCTAGTGACGACATGTAGGGAGGCCGAGCAAGGCCCAAATATGGCCCTTTCACCCACCCTTCCAGAAACCAAACATCTTGCACAAGAGTACATTTATAAGCTGGGTGCTGTGCCTGGACACCGCCCGATTGATGAGGGCTCGGTGCTGACTGCTTTGCCTGCCTTTCTTGCAGCTCCTCCACCAGTGACCTCTCCAGCTACGACCATGCTTATCTGAGGCGGAGCCCTGACCAGTGCAGCTCCCAGGGGAGCATGGAGAGCCTGGAGCCCAGCGGGGGATACCCAGCCTGCCACCTTCTCTCCCCGGCCAAGTCCACCAGCAGCATCGACCAGCTCGGCCACCTCCATAACAAGAGAGACTCGGCATACAGCTCCTTCTCCACCAGTTCTAGCATCCTCGAGTATCCACCTCCTGGCATGTCTGGCCGGGAGCGTTCAGGCTCCACGGACGCCACTTCTGCTCGAGGTGGCCTCCTGGAAGGAATGAGGCAGGCAGACATCCGCTATGTCAAGACAGTCTATGATCCCCGGAGGGGGTCTCAGCAGAGTATGAGGTGAACTCAGCAGCACTGCTGCTGCCCGGGAGGGAGGCCCGAGCCTCGACGGATGGTCAGAGCTATGAGAAATGGCATAATGTTCCCCGGAGCAAGGGCGCAATACCCTCCTCTTGGAGCCAGCAGTGCCCCAGTTCCCTGGAGACTGCCGCTGACAACTTGCCTCCTAAAGTGGCCGCGCCCTTGCCCCCAGCTCGGAGTGACAGTTATGCAGCCTTTCGGCAGCGAGAACGGCCCAGCTCTTGGTCTAGCCTGGATCAGAAACGGTTCTGCCGGCCTCTGGCAAATTCAGCAGGTGCCCTGAAATCCGCCTTCCCAGAGGAACAGCTGCATACCGTGCTAGAGAAGAGTCCAGAAAACAGCCCCCCCATGAAACCCAAGCATAATTACACCCAGAAAGCCCAGCCTGGCCAACCTCTGCTGCCAACTGGCATCTACCCGGTACCTTCCCTGGAGCCGCACTTTGCCCAGGTGCCCCGGGCTTCCGTGAGCAGTAACGGCACCCTCTACCCTGCGCTGGCCAAGGAGGGTGGGTACACAGCTCCCCAGGGGGCTGGCAACAAGGTGGCTGCCCTCGATGAGAACGGGAACCAGAACGGATCCAGTAGGCCTGGCTTTGCCTTCTGCCAGCCCCTAGACTATGACTCGGTGTCCCCAGTAGAGAGGAAACCTGAGACGTCAGCCAAATGTGTCCCCTACAAAGTCCATTTCCCCTCAGTGCCTGAAAATGAAGAGGATCCCTCCCTGAAAAGGCATCTCATGCCTCTCCACAGCAACAGCCCCCATCCCGGTGAGAGGAAAAGCACCCATGGTAACAAATATTCTCATTACCCCAGTCCCCACTCCCCCGAGGCTCAGGCCTGGGAGGTGGGTGATGACAGATCTTTCCTGCCCCCAGAGCCTTGGGACGGAGATTTCCACGAAGACCACAACGCCAACCTCCGGGGTAGGCCCGACAGAGGCAGCCTAGGCCAGAGCATGCCAGGCAACTTTGGCAAGACCAAAtctgccttctcctccctccAGAACATTCCCGAGGATCTAAGGGGGCAGAGTGGCCTGGATCTAGGCCGGGGAGCCCAGCAGATCTACCTGGAGGGCCCAGCCCCCTTTGTAGTCAACAGCAAGGCAGAGGACTGTGGAAGGAAAGTTGCTCCCGATCACAGGAGCCAACTGGACAGGTCAGGTTCCTATCTAAGGCCCGAGGGGAGAACGGGTGCCTTGGCTTCTTTCCACAGTTCAGACCCAAGATGTGAAGagccgccctccccaccccccaggagacAGCCAGTCTGGGCCGTAGGAGGCTCAGTTCCAGCAGCGCCTCTGCTCTGCAGGGCTTTCAGTACGGGAAGCCCCACTGCTCGGTGCTCGAGAAGGTTTTCAAGATCGAGCAACGAGAGCAAGGGAGCCAGAGACCCCGAGTGCGGGCAGCTCTAGTTACGGCCATAACTACAGGCCCAGTAGGACACTCCCGACGTCCAGTACTTCGGGGAATGACTTGGAGGAGACAAAAGCCCACATCCGTTTTTCCGAAGGCGCAGAAGCGCTAGGCAATGGGGAACTGCACGTCAAAAACGGGGATCCCAAGTCGGAAGAGATGTCCTGGCAGCCGTGTGGTCAGCAGCCAAGACGTGGTGCCGAGGTTGGCTGGGGCCCCTCGCTGCGGGCCGGTGAGCCCCTGAGGCGGGACGCTCGCCTGCTCCGCAGCCAGAGCACCTTCCAGCTCTTTAGCGAGGCCGAGGAGGCCGCTTGGCGGGACGACAGGCCTGGGTCGCCGGAGTCACCCGTGCTGGACGCCCCCTTCAGCCGCGCCTACCGGAACAGCATCAAGGATGCGCAGTCCCGCGTCCTGGGGGCCACCTCCTTTCGGCGCCGGGACCTCGAGCTGGGGACGTCCTCGACTTCCAGACCGAGGGGGCCACGACCCGCCTCAGCCCACGTGGGGCTGCGCAGCCCGGAGGCGCCAGCTGCCGCCTCCCCGCACACCCCGCGCGAGCGGCACAGCGTGACCCCTGCGGAGAGCGACCCGGCCCGGCCCGCACTGCCCACCGCCCGGAGGGGCCCGCGCCGGCGCCTGACCCCCGAGCAGAAGAAGCGATCGTATTCAGAGCCCGAGAAGATGCACGAGGTGGGGGTCTCAGAGGAGGCCGACCCGGAGCCGCCGGGCCCGCCCAGGAAGGGGCCACCTGGCCTGGAGAGCTCGATGGCCGACCGCCGCCTCATCTTCGAGCGCGACGGCAGGGCCTGCTCGACCCTCAGCCTGTCGGGGCCCGAGCTGAAGCAGTTCCAGCAGAGCGCCCTGGCCGACTACATTCAGCGCAAGACCGGCAAGCGgcccgccaccgccaccgccaccgccacctgCAGCTTCCAGGAGCCCGGGCCGCTGCGGGAGCGCGCCCAGAGCGCTTACCTCCAGCCCGCGCCGGAGGCCCCGGGCCTGGCTGCGGCCTCCAGCCTCTCCTCGCTGCGGGAGCCCAGCCTGCCCCCACGCCGGGAGGCCACCCTCCTGCCGGCCACTGCAGCGGGGGGTGGCGGGGAGCCCCCGCGGGCCTCCCGAGATCGCAGCAGCTCCTTCGCCGGCAGCCGCCTCCTCGTCGGGGAACGGCGCCGCGGGGACCAAGCCCCGAGAGAGCTGCCTGGTGGCGCCAACAGTGGGCCAAAAGGCCCCCAAAGGCTGGACAGGACCCCTGGAGAGCCCTCCCCCTGGGGGGCTGCGGCCGGGAGGGCCGCGAAGTCCATGTCCGCCGAGGACCTGCTAGAGCGCCTGGACGTCCGCGCTGTCCCAGTCCACGTGAGATCACGGTCATCTCCCACTGCAGACAAACGCCAGGTACGTGCGGGCCGCAGGGCCTAGGACTGCCCTGTCCATCTTGGAAGCTTTAGTGCTCCTCCCAGCCcacctcctcccttctttttccttttacgtGCAAGAGACTAGTATTTGTTTTCGTAAAGCGATGTCTTTCTCAATGTTCCTCTGGGATGAGATCCTTACAGAGATACAGCTCCACCACGAAATCTATACAGCTGTATAGATAGCTTATgtagatacatatgtatacatgtagcTATCTGTATACGTGTATCTATACCTATAGACATACCACACACAATAAGCCCCATATCCCATATCCCCATATCCTGTACCCCATATCGGTAcaggaatggaaaatatttagaaaaatcccagaaagtttcataaagcaaaacttgaatttgccagcACACTGGCAACTCTTTACATGGTATTTACATTATAGGTGATCTAAAGaggatttaaagtatacaggaagatgtatgtaggttatatgcaaatactatgacACTTCATATAGCATCAggcagattttggtatccatcCCCGGGTCCTAGCGTGTACATATTATgtagtgtgtggtgtgtgtgtatacatacatgtatatatatgtgatgaCTTCATTTTAATGTCACCCAGTTCTCAGTGTAAGAATTAGGTTAGGAAAAGTTAGggattaatttttcttctctgggtttttggctttttttctgtgttttgcttttttggtcttttttaaacaATCATGTAATGGAGGCtgtgtttcattttaaagattttagctTCACACCCACTTTGTTTCTATTAGACTTTTGCGTTTACAAAATAGGTACAGTTACTGGCTTTGATAATTGCTGGTTATTGAGTTTCAGGCCCTCAACTAAGTATGCCTTTACATCTCATCAATCCTCATAAGTACTCCTGTGCAGTAGAATATATTATCCATATCAAACCCATGTCTCTCTGACTTTTATCTGAGCTCTTTCTGTGCACTACCTTGGCAAGATGGAAGAATGTCAGACTTTTCAATTCTGACATAAAGGAACTTTCTAACAGAGGCTCCAACCATGCCAAGATCATGAGGCGCTTTCCACTGGAAATTTTAGGCAGAGCTAGAAATAAAACCCAAGCCCTGTGACTCCCAGGAGTCCATTAATTTCAGTTCTTAGACCGTCCTTAAGCTTCACTTGCACTGCAGATCAGCATCCCGCCTTGTGGTTCCCTACCCAGGTAAGAAGGATAGGAGGAGTCCATGCATATGGAACCACAGGTTACAACACCCCTCAGATTCTCTTTTCCCTGGCAGAGAATTCAGTCACTCAGCAAGCATTTGTAGAATGTCTGTTCTATGAAAAGGACTGTAGCTTTGAAAGAGATGTGAAGGAGAATAAGCCTCATGCCTTGCCAGGGTTCACAACTAAGCACAGAATATGAATTTTTCTAGAATGAACACACAATAAGAATTTTTCTAGAACTAAGATGAAAGTTTTGGTGGTGGTCAAAAGTAACATGCTATGGGAGGGAAAGTGATTCATTCTGACTGATGGGATCTGAGAGCGCCTCTCTTGCAGGAGATGGGATTTGAGCCAGGCTGTCAAGGATGGGAAGGACGTTGACAGAGGTTTGGGGGTTGtgtgtgggaggcagaggaagcagcttCAGACAAAGAGAGATTAGCCATTACTGCCTAAGAAATGCACTTGCTGCACTGCTTCTTAAACACATACACAGCCTTCTGAGAGATGACCTGGCTCCCTTCCAGTTATATTCagttcagaaatattttctccctggtatgaatgcacacacacatacaaaatctATAGAAGCAATCCTCTGAGAGCTGTTTTCCTCCCCTTAGAATGAAGAACAGGGCTAATTTCCTCTTTACCCTGCCCCTAAAACGCTTTTAAATCCATATTTGTAACATGCCATTCTGGCTAGTTTGGTGGGCTTTAGAAGCTTACTGCCTAGCAAAGCAAaacatttccttcatttctctccccATGTTCTAAAGAAGATAGAAATGTTTAGGTGAAAACCAAGCCACCTTCTGTTGTTTATTCCCCACTAGATGTCATTATTCTCTTTGGGGGAATTGGTTGGATGGTTATGAATGTTATTTTGCCTTCCCTTCCAAATATTTCTCAAGCCTGGTAAGCTGGGAAATAGAGCTCAACCGTAAGTGGTGGAGAGCACTGGTCCCAGTTAAATCCCAATTCTTTGATATTATTAAAAAGCactttgtagggagttcccatcgtggaacagcggaaatgaatctgacgagga is a window encoding:
- the SHROOM3 gene encoding LOW QUALITY PROTEIN: protein Shroom3 (The sequence of the model RefSeq protein was modified relative to this genomic sequence to represent the inferred CDS: inserted 3 bases in 3 codons; deleted 2 bases in 1 codon), producing MMTKENFEETSATLNPNRPPRARYIYLEAFLQGGAPWGFTLKGGLEHGEPLIISKIEEGGKADLGSAKLRAGDEVLHINEVALSSSRSEAVCLVKGSYQTLRLLVRRDVYADPGPADTGASDSFGPEHLTSDPQHRKAAWSGAAKLRLKHRRSEPAGRPHSWHSTKFGENQPDASMMQISQGSIGTPWPQSYHSSSSTSDLSSYDHAYLRRSPDQCSSQGSMESLEPSGGYPACHLLSPAKSTSSIDQLGHLHNKRDSAYSSFSTSSSILEYPPPGMSGRERSGSTDATSARGGLLEGMRQADIRYVKTVYDPRRGXSAEYEVNSAALLLPGREARASTDGQSYEKWHNVPRSKGAIPSSWSQQCPSSLETAADNLPPKVAAPLPPARSDSYAAFRQRERPSSWSSLDQKRFCRPLANSAGALKSAFPEEQLHTVLEKSPENSPPMKPKHNYTQKAQPGQPLLPTGIYPVPSLEPHFAQVPRASVSSNGTLYPALAKEGGYTAPQGAGNKVAALDENGNQNGSSRPGFAFCQPLDYDSVSPVERKPETSAKCVPYKVHFPSVPENEEDPSLKRHLMPLHSNSPHPGERKSTHGNKYSHYPSPHSPEAQAWEVGDDRSFLPPEPWDGDFHEDHNANLRGRPDRGSLGQSMPGNFGKTKSAFSSLQNIPEDLRGQSGLDLGRGAQQIYLEGPAPFVVNSKAEDCGRKVAPDHRSQLDRSGSYLRPEGRTGALASFHSSDPRCEEPPSPPXQETASLGRRRLSSSSASALQGFQYGKPHCSVLEKVFKIEQREQGSQRPSAGSSSYGHNYRPSRTLPTSSTSGNDLEETKAHIRFSEGAEALGNGELHVKNGDPKSEEMSWQPCGQQPRRGAEVGWGPSLRAGEPLRRDARLLRSQSTFQLFSEAEEAAWRDDRPGSPESPVLDAPFSRAYRNSIKDAQSRVLGATSFRRRDLELGTSSTSRPRGPRPASAHVGLRSPEAPAAASPHTPRERHSVTPAESDPARPALPTARRGPRRRLTPEQKKRSYSEPEKMHEVGVSEEADPEPPGPPRKGPPGLESSMADRRLIFERDGRACSTLSLSGPELKQFQQSALADYIQRKTGKRPATATATATCSFQEPGPLRERAQSAYLQPAPEAPGLAAASSLSSLREPSLPPRREATLLPATAAGGGGEPPRASRDRSSSFAGSRLLVGERRRGDQAPRELPGGANSGPKGPQRLDRTPGEPSPWGAAAGRAAKSMSAEDLLERLDVRAVPVHVRSRSSPTADKRQDVLLGEDNGFGLVKDPCYLAGPGSRPFTCSERGREEMLSLQHHPNPRWGGSGCKAGGGASVPGGGPGPLEPPRQPSRTPCPRPLPTGAQGPLPDAGAVPVTPLGPAPPAPGPSSYCFQPPTPAGTPRSRSHSPAGPPSPERGLEEGARRQASQAWLKLPLAASWEDSLPEGPQRSPRPHDLPASSSTSDPDTPPWAAGAPGRISLRISESALLASPPPREDDDDDVFVRERCPTSTASPAHEAPPSREAPARILTPSRDLALDLFPPPPPHVCPAPPPPPQDSEGCQEPQASSSSKLAKVTVAEERPMPAPAHLTDSQILVSRSQPSIKSSEANETNPPTPTSALAQPPGSLCKQPSPGQLPPIQPQSLMHDPVSGTQDLEKNVNSGPQKTSEDIRTEALAKEIVHQDKSLADILDPDSKMKTTMDLMEGLFPPDVALLKENSMKRKAMQRTVSFPGCIAKRSEDKDAVGVLVSCPAYYSVSAPKAELLNKIKDMPEEVNEEEEQADVNEKKAELIGSLTHKLETLQEAKGSLLMDIKLNNALGEEVEAWISELCKPNEIDKYKMFIGDLDKVVNLLLSLSGRLARVENVLSGLGQDASDEERSSLNEKRKVLAGQHEDARELKENLDRRERVVLDILANYLSEEQLQDYQHFVKMKSTLLIEQRKLDDKIKLGQEQVKCLLESLPSDFVPKAGALALXPDLAGDVTALAGCAVSGLFPAVTSPL